Proteins encoded by one window of Haliotis asinina isolate JCU_RB_2024 chromosome 6, JCU_Hal_asi_v2, whole genome shotgun sequence:
- the LOC137287423 gene encoding sodium-dependent multivitamin transporter-like — translation METSYSIHTGESTTLGVVDFIVFGSTLSVALLIGIYYAIQSRHRNDPSDFLVAGRSMGILPVSLSLVVTFLSALTLLGLPAEIYNYNTMFWWLALGMVLAVAGAAHIFNPVFYNMGITSVYEYLEMRFGRTVTILASLNWLFQTIVYLSFVLYAPSLALKSVTGMELWVSILTVGGLVTLYTSMGGMKAVLWADSFQALLILVGLLSVFIQGTLVTDGLHNAWDIASEHSRVYFHDFSANPTTRHSFWSVAIGGGMMWMSYYAVNQCQIQRLLACPTLKRAQVAIWINSIGLAVIVSICCLIGIVMFAFYKDCHPLHYNLIQSTDELLPLFVMDILGHLPGLPGIFLSCIFSGSLSSLSSGINALSAVVLQDYVRPFSSRSLSNLQATIITKCTAASFGFLCIGLAFVASTLGNVLQVSYAILSTLDGPLFGIFILGMFFPRANQWGAIAGYISGLLFLSWVGFGAYLYDVQTPMSHFSVHGCNWNVTNSSATNFTEETEADDYLSIYHLSYLNYTATGAFVNVAVGIVVSLITGYGKPVTTDPKLICPVINTVFPCLPNTLKQKFSYTAVDIEQRAEIQIVEQVPACKKLPGDRVL, via the exons ATGGAGACGTCCTACAGCATTCACACTGGAGAGTCGACGACTCTAGGAGTGGTCGATTTTATTGTATTTGGCTCTACACTGTCTGTCGCACTGCTTATTGGAATATACTATGCTATTCAGAGCAGACATAGGAACGACCCGTCGGATTTTCTGGTTGCTGGAAGAAGCATGGGCATACTTCCGGTGTCCTTGTCCTTGGTGGTGACCTTCCTCTCGGCCTTGACCCTTCTTGGACTCCCGGCTGAGATCTACAACTATAACACGATGTTCTGGTGGCTGGCTCTTGGCATGGTGCTGGCAGTAGCTGGAGCAGCCCATATTTTTAACCCTGTGTTTTACAATATGGGCATTACAAGTGTCTATGAG TATCTGGAGATGAGATTTGGGAGAACTGTTACGATTTTAGCGTCGCTCAACTGGCTATTTCAAACG ATTGTCTACCTCTCCTTTGTCCTCTACGCGCCATCTTTAGCTTTGAAGTCAG TGACAGGTATGGAGCTTTGGGTGTCCATTCTGACTGTAGGTGGTCTGGTGACTCTGTACACGTCCATG GGCGGAATGAAGGCTGTTCTTTGGGCAGATAGCTTCCAGGCGCTTCTCATCCTTGTCGGCCTGTTGTCAGTCTTCATCCAAGGGACTTTGGTCACTGATGGCCTGCATAATGCTTGGGACATAGCCAGTGAACACAGTCGGGTCTACTTCCACGA TTTCAGCGCGAACCCTACTACTCGGCACTCCTTCTGGTCCGTGGCAATTGGGGGTGGGATGATGTGGATGTCCTACTATGCCGTGAACCAGTGTCAGATACAAAGACTCCTCGCCTGCCCGACGCTGAAGAGAGCCCAGGT AGCTATTTGGATTAACTCCATTGGACTGGCAGTCATCGTCAGTATCTGCTGCCTCATCGGGATTGTGATGTTTGCCTTCTACAAAGACTGTCATCCGCTTCACTATAACCTCATCCAGAGCACAGACGAG TTACTGCCTCTGTTCGTGATGGACATCTTGGGACATCTGCCGGGTCTACCTGGAATCTTCCTCTCCTGTATCTTCAGTGGCAGCCTCAG CTCACTGTCCTCGGGTATAAATGCTTTGTCTGCTGTGGTACTCCAGGACTACGTCAGGCCCTTCAGTTCTCGATCCCTCAGCAACCTTCAAGCTACAATCATCACTAAATGTACAG CTGCATCTTTTGGCTTTCTGTGCATCGGACTGGCATTTGTTGCCTCCACACTGGGAAATGTACTTCAG GTTTCCTATGCTATTCTCAGCACGCTGGATGGACCGCTGTTTGGAATATTTATCCTGGGAATGTTTTTTCCTCGAGCAAATCAATGG GGAGCAATAGCAGGATACATCAGCGGACTCCTCTTTCTGTCCTGGGTGGGTTTTGGAGCCTACCTGTATGACGTACAAACACCAATGTCTCACTTTTCTGTACATGGCTGCAACTGGAACGTCACTAACTCCTCAGCTACAAACTTCACAGAAGAAACAGAAGC AGATGACTACCTCAGCATCTACCACCTCTCATACCTCAACTACACGGCTACAGGAGCCTTCGTTAACGTAGCTGTTGGCATCGTCGTCAGTTTGATAACGG GGTACGGCAAGCCGGTGACAACTGACCCAAAGCTGATATGTCCAGTAATCAACACCGTCTTCCCATGTTTGCCGAATACACTGAAACAGAAGTTTAGCTACACAGCTGTAGATATAGAG CAGCGTGCCGAAATACAAATTGTGGAACAAGTGCCGGCGTGTAAGAAATTGCCCGGTGATAGAGTGCTGTGA